One genomic region from Sphingobacterium sp. UGAL515B_05 encodes:
- a CDS encoding sugar transferase, giving the protein MLTPSFPKIGIPFGKRIFDIVVSSMLILFLSPILLFVYCAIKLESKGSAVYKSKRIGSGYFMFDFYKFRSMYPDADKRLKEYMALNQYADTTQAVIPIVFSTHNSGEAQYFTLDELREVLIDDEVVVKGADTGNKQKKAAFFKLEKDPRVTNVGRILRKYSLDELPQLFNVLKGDMSIVGNRPLPLYEAEMLTTDDSVERFMAPAGITGLWQVEKRGDNGSMSDQERIQLDIDYAKHYSMWMDLKILYKTFSAFIQKADV; this is encoded by the coding sequence ATCCTTACACCTTCTTTTCCTAAAATTGGTATTCCTTTTGGTAAAAGGATTTTTGATATCGTTGTATCATCGATGTTGATTTTATTCCTGTCACCGATCCTTTTATTCGTCTATTGTGCAATCAAATTGGAAAGTAAAGGTTCGGCGGTTTATAAATCCAAAAGGATTGGTTCGGGTTATTTTATGTTTGATTTTTATAAATTCAGATCTATGTATCCGGATGCAGATAAACGATTGAAGGAATATATGGCGCTCAATCAGTATGCTGATACAACGCAGGCTGTTATTCCAATTGTTTTCAGTACACATAACAGTGGTGAAGCGCAGTATTTCACATTAGATGAACTTCGTGAGGTGCTTATTGATGACGAGGTGGTTGTTAAAGGTGCCGATACTGGAAATAAACAAAAGAAGGCAGCATTCTTTAAGTTAGAGAAAGATCCACGAGTAACCAACGTGGGACGCATTCTCCGCAAATATAGTCTGGATGAGCTTCCGCAGTTGTTTAATGTACTTAAAGGGGATATGTCCATTGTTGGAAATCGACCATTGCCTTTGTATGAGGCGGAGATGTTAACGACAGACGATAGTGTCGAACGTTTTATGGCTCCTGCGGGGATAACAGGATTATGGCAAGTAGAAAAGAGAGGAGATAATGGAAGCATGTCCGATCAGGAACGCATTCAACTTGATATTGATTATGCTAAACATTATTCGATGTGGATGGATTTGAAGATTTTGTATAAGACATTTTCTGCGTTTATTCAAAAAGCGGATGTCTAG
- a CDS encoding PleD family two-component system response regulator, with amino-acid sequence MKKKIVIIDDKPAIGQLITLYLSADYDFRFFNNAMDAYNWLKDGNAVDLILSDYTMPEMNGYDLLLMIKQNEFLKDIPVIFLSGEDNSNTRINLLEAGAEDFILKPFNPLELKLRIKKALK; translated from the coding sequence ATGAAAAAAAAGATTGTAATAATTGATGATAAGCCAGCAATAGGTCAGTTGATTACGTTGTACCTAAGTGCTGATTATGACTTTCGCTTCTTTAATAACGCAATGGATGCATATAATTGGTTGAAAGATGGTAATGCCGTCGATTTGATTCTTTCTGATTATACTATGCCTGAAATGAATGGCTATGACTTGCTGCTTATGATTAAGCAAAACGAGTTTCTGAAAGATATTCCTGTTATCTTTTTGTCTGGTGAAGATAATTCAAATACTCGTATCAATTTGCTCGAAGCAGGAGCGGAAGATTTTATTTTGAAACCTTTTAATCCGCTTGAGCTGAAATTGCGGATAAAAAAAGCATTAAAGTAA
- a CDS encoding LruC domain-containing protein, producing MYNRKSLNLFLVGLAGITLFGASCSKVKDLYNETEKGSDSLSLFPDGGSIPTDFMWNSARAVDVRIAVDDKFSGKYFYRVEIFDNDPALGAGANLLAAGQAKSGQDFVGKLMIPTVAKYIYLRETSPLGVAAISMVEVGQQNTISVDGAQVSTASKASVLRGSTSSALLASGGLKAAASTAEAATVVVPSDAVEINGNGSIYVESNKSYVIKSGVTFTGTINANNGSSNVKIYVQGVWKNTGNEFNLGGNNTLIVAQSGSIQLAHVTQNTNGRFENYGAASLSKMTTTNSSLYINYGTLDVNEAVITNGSFNNYGVATIQTLTSTTDGTVVRNEGTLNVNKGDFTNATLQAVCHTYIKTMTTNGAKISVASGSLLSIDNLSAGGTSINLAASAILDVNTLAKFNSQASTMQGPSSGQALARLKKVDVKGQNMAITYSGNLEIACSDHSANEQYNTYYVVNSPAKLVPYDKSTVVISGTSCNAGGNNAAGGNPNDQTVTEVKLGTYSYAFEDNWPSIGDYDMNDFVVDVAITKVQNSANKITKLKLVNKIRSVGAKNRLAAAIQLDGILATNVKSVKYTNMNLVGQNLPLGSNGVESNQKYAVVTLCDDAHKAFGISDTQFISTQNGSFQPVESEITIEFNTPLDNFTFADLNSFIITNGYKVSSRTEIHLVGYKATDKMNKALVENQTAKGQLSANDPFKSSKGEPWGLSIPVSFVYPNEYKKITGVYPKFQSWALSGGSQDTNWYIK from the coding sequence ATGTATAACAGAAAAAGCTTAAATCTCTTCTTGGTGGGTCTTGCAGGGATTACGCTCTTCGGGGCAAGTTGTTCAAAAGTAAAAGATTTGTACAACGAAACCGAAAAAGGATCTGATTCTTTGTCCTTGTTTCCTGATGGGGGTAGTATTCCAACTGATTTTATGTGGAATTCGGCGAGAGCTGTAGATGTGCGTATTGCCGTTGATGATAAATTTAGCGGTAAATACTTCTATCGGGTGGAGATTTTTGATAATGATCCAGCACTTGGTGCCGGAGCGAACCTTTTGGCTGCAGGACAGGCAAAGTCTGGCCAAGATTTCGTTGGCAAGCTAATGATTCCAACCGTAGCGAAATACATCTATTTGAGAGAAACCTCTCCGCTGGGTGTTGCTGCAATCAGTATGGTTGAAGTTGGACAACAAAATACAATCAGCGTCGATGGTGCACAAGTTTCAACAGCTAGCAAAGCGAGTGTTTTGCGTGGCTCTACATCGTCTGCCTTGCTTGCCAGTGGAGGCTTGAAGGCAGCAGCGTCTACTGCAGAAGCTGCAACCGTAGTCGTTCCTAGCGATGCTGTTGAAATAAATGGTAATGGTTCTATATATGTTGAATCAAATAAATCATATGTCATCAAATCTGGAGTAACATTTACAGGTACCATTAACGCCAATAATGGTTCGAGTAATGTGAAAATATATGTTCAGGGGGTATGGAAAAATACAGGCAATGAATTCAATTTGGGGGGTAATAATACATTAATAGTGGCGCAGTCTGGTTCAATTCAGTTAGCTCATGTTACCCAAAATACCAACGGTAGGTTTGAAAATTATGGGGCTGCCTCTTTGTCTAAAATGACAACAACAAACAGTTCGCTCTATATCAATTATGGGACATTGGATGTTAATGAAGCTGTGATAACTAACGGTAGTTTTAACAACTATGGTGTGGCGACAATCCAAACTTTAACTAGCACCACAGATGGTACTGTGGTTAGGAATGAGGGAACATTGAATGTAAATAAAGGCGATTTTACAAATGCGACATTACAGGCTGTATGTCATACCTATATCAAGACGATGACAACAAACGGTGCTAAAATTTCAGTTGCATCAGGATCATTGCTAAGCATCGACAACTTAAGTGCCGGTGGTACTAGTATAAATTTGGCGGCTTCTGCAATTTTGGATGTAAATACATTAGCTAAATTTAATAGTCAGGCAAGTACAATGCAAGGACCTTCTTCTGGTCAGGCACTGGCCCGCTTAAAAAAAGTGGATGTAAAAGGTCAAAATATGGCAATTACCTATTCTGGTAACCTGGAAATTGCTTGTTCAGATCATTCGGCCAATGAGCAATATAATACTTATTATGTGGTCAATAGTCCGGCCAAATTAGTTCCTTATGATAAATCAACAGTTGTAATTTCGGGTACTTCGTGTAATGCTGGTGGTAATAATGCAGCTGGCGGTAATCCAAATGATCAAACCGTTACAGAAGTCAAATTGGGTACTTACTCGTATGCTTTTGAAGATAATTGGCCATCAATCGGGGACTATGATATGAATGACTTTGTGGTGGATGTGGCTATCACAAAAGTTCAAAATTCTGCGAATAAAATTACTAAACTAAAATTAGTAAATAAAATTAGATCTGTCGGTGCCAAAAATAGACTTGCTGCAGCTATTCAGTTGGATGGCATATTGGCGACCAATGTGAAATCTGTAAAATATACAAATATGAATTTGGTTGGACAAAATTTGCCATTGGGCTCCAACGGTGTCGAATCCAATCAAAAGTATGCTGTAGTAACATTATGTGATGATGCGCATAAGGCATTTGGGATTTCAGATACACAATTCATTTCTACACAAAATGGTAGTTTTCAGCCTGTTGAATCGGAGATTACAATAGAGTTTAATACTCCTTTGGATAATTTCACATTTGCTGATTTGAACTCTTTTATCATTACAAACGGATATAAGGTTAGTTCGCGTACTGAAATCCATTTGGTTGGATATAAAGCAACCGATAAAATGAATAAAGCGTTAGTAGAGAATCAAACTGCAAAAGGTCAGCTTTCGGCTAACGATCCATTTAAATCATCAAAAGGCGAGCCGTGGGGATTATCTATACCTGTTTCTTTTGTTTATCCAAATGAATATAAAAAAATAACCGGAGTCTATCCTAAATTTCAAAGTTGGGCATTGAGCGGAGGTTCTCAGGATACCAATTGGTATATAAAATAG
- a CDS encoding helix-turn-helix domain-containing protein: MEFGVHRVIGVAQEPSEIADATAKENYVVLFVSKGGCSVEINNQVTEIEEFCLVLIPRGIKIEANPKEQRSFLIIYFSESFFARTEIDTAFLHNFKSFNKNEYTYRVLRVPEEYASYYEFVSMQLKLSKQNYNLAIYRDLAHNIVKQIVLLAAISAEDRPSNGLVCHGADAKLITLFQELIKKHVKEEKQVAFYAEQLHVGNKKLTNLTKEILGATPKELIIKELLRVSKKLIVESSMSIKQIAWELGYADVNNFSTFFLKETTLTPTEYRKRWQK; encoded by the coding sequence ATGGAATTTGGAGTTCATCGGGTCATTGGTGTAGCGCAGGAGCCTTCCGAAATTGCGGATGCAACAGCAAAAGAAAATTATGTTGTTCTTTTTGTGTCAAAGGGTGGCTGTAGCGTGGAGATCAATAATCAGGTTACAGAAATCGAAGAATTCTGTTTGGTGTTAATTCCAAGAGGTATCAAAATTGAAGCTAACCCAAAAGAACAGCGATCGTTTCTTATTATTTATTTTTCAGAAAGTTTTTTTGCGCGTACGGAGATAGATACCGCTTTTCTGCATAACTTTAAGTCATTCAATAAAAACGAATATACCTACCGTGTGCTGCGTGTTCCTGAAGAATACGCAAGCTATTACGAATTTGTAAGCATGCAACTTAAGCTTTCTAAGCAGAACTATAATCTGGCAATTTATCGCGATTTAGCGCATAATATCGTTAAACAGATTGTGCTCCTTGCTGCAATTTCTGCTGAGGATAGGCCGTCAAATGGATTAGTGTGTCATGGTGCTGATGCAAAACTGATAACACTCTTTCAGGAACTGATCAAAAAACATGTAAAAGAAGAAAAGCAGGTCGCCTTTTATGCCGAACAACTCCATGTCGGAAATAAAAAATTAACCAACTTAACGAAAGAAATTTTGGGAGCAACGCCAAAAGAACTTATCATTAAAGAATTGCTGCGTGTTAGTAAGAAACTTATCGTTGAATCGTCGATGAGCATCAAACAGATTGCTTGGGAACTTGGTTATGCAGATGTCAATAATTTCAGTACTTTTTTCTTGAAAGAAACCACCTTGACGCCGACCGAGTACCGAAAGAGGTGGCAGAAATAA
- a CDS encoding DUF4838 domain-containing protein, with amino-acid sequence MAQQVDIVRDKKAETEIVISSRPSNLERKAALVLQEYIKRITGVPLAILSSPSGTKRHVVYIGNNFYQQRIGKKVGLGNEGFEISVRDGQVYLTGGSGKGLLYGVYELIEKQFGARKYDQGPAWVPRRSSLTLPQDFNLRFEPALRYRESYYPASADAEYLDWHHLHRFEDLWGLWGHSFFKIIPPEDYFQQHPEYFALTNGKRSATQLCLTNPDVQKIAINYFRRAIADNPDAVYWSIAPMDGKGYCTCDRCTKVDQEEGGPQGTLIRFVNRIAAQFPEQNFTTLAYGYTAEAPKITRPLDNVYVLLSTIDATREQGLAVNPTAAPFRRQLNDWSKISSHIFVWDYTTQFTAYINPFPMYDHYQSNIAYMYQNGVKGIFEHGSGHTLADMSAYASYLQAKILWNPELDQAEVEENFLDGYYGAASKDIKKYLKQLIDARKTSRSTLDIYGNPILSRHGYLSLEKMRLFKELVNNAQKAVAGDQKFLSRVKLIALGLEYAALEQSKAYGDHPFGFLSRKADGQWVVNPNWMKRIDEFLHHALRGGAIELAETGGSLEHYRQQWLTLLNKPYLPSLLQGINPQFKPSFLEDFPANGKTTLNDGLSGTTDYSYNWLLFDSKDVEITFPFPNERMASQIQLNFLLDPAHYLFLPDGIAVESSEDNISYVNIGKYKIDTGLIAEGPICHPVSFGLKRQKGRFLKVKISFSQEFPHWFEGSRHRRPLFAIDEIHADQAD; translated from the coding sequence ATGGCACAGCAAGTGGACATCGTTCGGGATAAGAAAGCCGAAACTGAAATCGTTATTTCCTCGCGTCCATCAAATTTGGAACGAAAGGCGGCTCTGGTATTACAGGAGTATATTAAACGTATTACTGGCGTACCATTAGCGATATTGTCGAGCCCTTCTGGGACGAAAAGACACGTAGTATATATCGGGAATAATTTTTATCAACAGCGGATTGGAAAGAAGGTTGGGCTTGGAAACGAAGGTTTTGAAATTAGTGTTCGGGACGGGCAAGTATATCTAACTGGAGGTTCAGGAAAAGGACTACTGTATGGAGTATATGAACTTATCGAGAAGCAATTTGGCGCTCGGAAATATGATCAAGGGCCTGCATGGGTTCCCAGGCGTTCGAGTCTGACGCTTCCTCAGGATTTCAATTTGCGTTTTGAACCAGCATTACGTTATAGAGAGTCTTACTACCCTGCTTCTGCGGATGCTGAATACCTGGATTGGCATCATTTGCATCGATTTGAGGATCTGTGGGGCTTATGGGGGCATTCATTTTTTAAAATTATACCACCGGAAGACTATTTTCAGCAGCATCCTGAATATTTCGCTTTAACAAACGGAAAGCGCAGTGCAACACAGCTCTGTCTGACAAATCCTGACGTCCAGAAAATTGCAATCAATTATTTTCGACGGGCCATTGCCGATAATCCTGATGCGGTCTATTGGTCTATAGCGCCAATGGATGGAAAAGGTTACTGTACCTGTGATCGTTGTACAAAGGTTGATCAGGAGGAGGGAGGGCCTCAGGGTACGCTAATCCGATTTGTGAATCGTATTGCGGCTCAATTTCCAGAACAGAATTTTACGACCTTAGCCTATGGTTACACCGCAGAAGCTCCCAAAATAACTCGGCCATTGGACAATGTATATGTGTTGCTAAGTACGATAGATGCAACGCGGGAGCAGGGCCTGGCGGTTAATCCAACAGCTGCTCCTTTTCGACGCCAGCTCAATGACTGGTCGAAGATCTCATCGCATATTTTTGTGTGGGATTATACCACGCAATTTACAGCTTATATAAATCCTTTTCCGATGTATGATCATTACCAGAGCAATATCGCCTATATGTATCAAAATGGTGTAAAAGGTATCTTTGAACATGGATCTGGCCATACGCTGGCTGATATGTCCGCCTATGCCAGTTATTTGCAGGCCAAAATCCTATGGAATCCTGAGCTAGATCAAGCTGAGGTGGAAGAGAATTTTTTGGACGGTTATTATGGTGCCGCATCAAAGGATATTAAAAAGTATCTAAAACAACTTATTGATGCTCGCAAAACAAGCCGCTCGACGCTTGATATATATGGTAATCCCATCCTTTCGCGACATGGATATCTAAGTTTAGAAAAGATGAGACTTTTTAAGGAACTTGTGAATAACGCGCAAAAAGCTGTAGCTGGAGATCAGAAATTTTTAAGTCGCGTGAAATTGATTGCTTTAGGTCTCGAGTATGCAGCTTTGGAGCAGTCAAAGGCTTATGGTGATCATCCATTCGGCTTTTTAAGCAGGAAAGCTGATGGTCAGTGGGTGGTCAATCCTAATTGGATGAAGCGCATTGATGAGTTTTTGCACCATGCACTTCGAGGCGGAGCTATCGAATTGGCTGAAACTGGTGGTAGTCTTGAGCACTACCGGCAGCAATGGCTAACACTATTAAATAAACCCTATTTACCTTCATTGCTCCAAGGAATAAATCCTCAGTTTAAACCTTCTTTCTTGGAAGATTTTCCCGCCAATGGAAAAACAACACTGAATGATGGCTTGTCGGGAACGACAGATTACAGTTACAATTGGCTATTATTTGATAGTAAGGATGTCGAGATTACTTTTCCTTTTCCGAATGAAAGAATGGCTTCGCAAATTCAGCTTAATTTTCTACTTGATCCGGCGCATTATCTTTTCCTTCCGGATGGAATAGCGGTAGAATCCTCAGAAGATAATATTTCGTACGTGAACATCGGGAAATATAAGATTGATACTGGTCTTATTGCCGAAGGTCCAATATGTCACCCAGTTTCATTTGGCTTAAAACGACAAAAAGGACGTTTTTTAAAAGTGAAAATTTCCTTTTCCCAAGAATTTCCACATTGGTTTGAAGGTTCGCGGCATCGCAGACCGCTTTTTGCCATTGATGAAATTCATGCTGATCAAGCAGATTAG